From Lactuca sativa cultivar Salinas mitochondrion, complete genome, a single genomic window includes:
- the ccmC gene encoding cytochrome c-type biogenesis protein CcmC, producing the protein MSLALLQPSFLMSKTRSYAKIFIGSRLFLTAMAIHLSLRVAPLDLQQGGNSRIPYVHVPAARMSILVYIATAINTFLFLLTKHPLFLRSFGTGTEMGAFSTLFTLVTGGFRGRPMWGTFWVWDARLTSVLISFLIYMGALRFQKLPIEPAPISIRAGPIDIPIIKSSVNWWNTSHQPGSISRYGTSIHVPMPIPILSNFANSPFSTRILFVLETRLLIPSFLESPLTEEIEAQEGIPKPSSLAESLCIHG; encoded by the coding sequence ATGTCCCTTGCATTATTACAACCTTCTTTTTTGATGTCAAAGACCAGAAGCTACGCGAAAATTTTCATTGGATCTCGGTTGTTCTTAACAGCGATGGCTATTCATTTAAGTCTTCGGGTAGCACCACTAGACCTTCAACAAGGTGGAAATTCTCGTATTCCTTATGTACACGTTCCTGCGGCTCGGATGAGTATTCTTGTTTATATCGCTACGGCTATAAACACGTTCTTGTTCCTATTAACAAAACATCCCCTCTTTCTTCGCTCTTTCGGAACCGGTACAGAAATGGGTGCTTTTTCTACGTTGTTTACCTTAGTTACTGGGGGGTTTCGGGGAAGACCTATGTGGGGCACCTTTTGGGTGTGGGATGCTCGTTTAACCTCTGTATTAATCTCGTTCCTTATTTACATGGGTGCACTGCGTTTTCAAAAGCTTCCTATCGAACCGGCTCCTATTTCAATCCGTGCTGGACCGATCGATATACCAATAATCAAGTCTTCAGTCAACTGGTGGAATACATCGCATCAACCTGGGAGCATTAGCCGATATGGTACATCAATACATGTTCCTATGCCCATTCCAATCTTGTCTAACTTTGCTAACTCCCCCTTCTCAACCCGTATCTTGTTCGTTCTGGAAACACGTCTTCTTATTCCATCTTTTCTCGAATCTCCTTTAACGGAAGAAATAGAAGCTCAAGAAGGAATACCAAAACCTAGTTCACTCGCTGAGTCTCTTTGCATCCATGGCTGA